The window CGTATCTAAACTATCTAAATTAAGATTGGCATATCGCTCTCGAATTCCTTCCTGATATCGCCGCAAGTCAAATTCAGGAACAATTCCAGCAAGCTCTTTAGTATTTTTCGCTGTTGCTTCAATATTTTGTGAGTCCAGGATAGCGCGTAACTGAGGTGACTCCCGGATAATGGCTTTAACTTTATTGAGATAAGGCTTATTAACTTGTTTCCAGCTAAAATCATCCGGCAGAGGTAACAAGTTAAGCTCATGCCAGATTTTTGCTAATTTCTTCGTATCTAAACCTTGGCAATCATCTTTAAAAGCGCTTCCCAGAACCTCTTTAACAGATTTATTTTTAAGAAACTGCTTTAACGGTTCAGTATACTGCTTTTGTTCTGCCTCAGAAAGGTCTGCAACTTCCAACTGCTGCTGCACCAGTTGCAGAAATTCTTTAATCGCTTTGCCGATCGCAATATTTACAGGTTCTTTGTCGGGTAGAAGAACGTGTTTCAGCGAATCTTTGAGGAAGTCTTTGGCAAAATCTTTAGCGGCATCCTTTGCCAAGTCTTCGAGAATGGGCTTAAAAATAAATCCAACAGTTTGAGCAACTCCCCAGGCAACTAATAAGTCCACCATAATACCCGCGTCTGCCTAACTCGGTTGATTCTCGGAGTATAACTAATTGCTTGAGTTCAATACTCAGGCTGAATTCAAGTCCGCCTACGCGGACTTCGTTTGTGGACGCGCGACTTTAGTCGTTAGGCGTTTTGGCTCTACTTAAGGCGATTGGCTAATCCTACAGCTTGAATCAGCACCGTTTGAGGTCTAAAACCTAAAAGTAAATCATTCTTGCGAACCCGATTGAACGATAAGCCAAACGCTAACTTAACTTCACGCCAAGCATGAATCAACGGCTGAGAGCGATGTTCCCGGACAAACACCAACGGCAACAAGGCAAGCAATCGTAAAACCGCAGAAAGAGCAAATAAGCCAGCTAAGCCACCTAGACTCGGTATTTGAGCGAGAAACCCTCCGGCTGTGGTTCCCAGTGCTCCACTCACCCCCGTAATAGCAGCCGCGATCGCAAAATAACCGGCTTGATTGCGTAAAGGTGCCACACTCATCTGCATATTGTGCATACTCAGATCGATCGCCGCCCAAGTACTCCCTCGCAGCACATGAATCAGGGGCAACCCAATCCACACAGAAGCAGGGTTCGCTCCCGTCGCCAGCCAGAAAATAGGCGTCACTGCCACCAAAATTCCCACTGAGAGTAAAATCGGTCGATTCCCAATCCGATCCGCCAACTTTCCCCATACCATCAGCATCAGCAGGTTCGCGCCAGCCGTTAAGCTGCTGTAAAGCGTGACTAAGCTGACATCCAGATGCAAATTATCCAACATATACAAGGAATAAAACGGCGTGCTGAGGTTAACCGCAAACGTCCAAGTCCCGAAGTAGAGCAGAAATATCAAGAAGTTGGTATCCTTAAACCACCGAGTGGCTAGCTCATTGGAGTCACCACGAGAGACACATGACGACTCTGGAATCGGGGCTTGAGGATTCACATCCCTCATAAACCACTGAAAGACCAAACTGAGCAGACCGGCGACAATGCCTAAAGATAAAACAATGCCGTAACCTTGAATCGCCCCACCTTTCCAGCTAGATACTCCCCATCCCATTAAGGGCACGCAGATCAGATTCATTAAATTGGCGGCACTATTGCGAACGCCAAAATATCGCCCCCGTAACTGCCGAGGCACCAACGCCGCCATCCAACTAAACCAAGACGCACTGCCGAGTGAACCCAAGACATGGGTGACAAAAACAACTCCTAATGTCCAGATTAGAAGTTGGTGGTGTTCGCTGGGAGAATCATTCACGCCTGCCATTAATACCAACAGAATCACCCACAACAACCGCGACGACCCAAAAATAAAAAGACTGTACCAGTGACGACTCGTAGTGCGATCGCCCAAATAGGCTCCTAGGGGTTGGAGCAAGTTAACAAACATGGGAATTGACGAGAGTAAGCCAATTTCCACACTCGTTGCACCCAGTTCCAGTAAAAAGTTCGTTAGCAGCACACCCGTCGTGACGCTGCCAAAAAATGTAGCAAATACTCCATCTAAAGTCGATGCTCGGAGCGTTGTCCGAACCGATTTCTTCGGAATCGCCAGAGGAGGTGTGGGCAAGAGTACTTCTGATAAGGCTCTGTTATCTGAAATGTCTATGGCTGAAAGCGGGCTTATCTCTTTTAGGGTGCAATCGGCGGTGTTTCTAACCATGCTGGGTAATTGACCGGCTAAAGCTCTCGGCGTGTACAAAAGAAATCCTTTTGAACGATAGGGGGTGGATTGCTAGGGAAGCATCGTTCAAGGGAAAGATCTATTTCTCAACACTTTGCAACCTAGAGCAATATTTAGCAAGAAGATTTTGAAACAAGTAAATTAATTTAGTGTTCTATAAAAATTGCTTAACACACAGCTCAACCGATAGCCTGAGATTGTTGCTCTAAAGATGGGTACGCCAAAAAGTTCTCAAGATTGATATCAAATCGGCTTTAGAGCGATCGCTATACTTCTTTCTATAGCTGTCGCCATAAAGTTTAGGACTTTCTTTAACGGACGAGAGCGACCACTCACCAGTAATAAACCTTCTGCCCTCTGCCCTCTGCCCTTTGCCTTCTCCTATATGACAACTTCCCCACCTCGTGCTGGATACACCTTACCCGTTTTTGCTTGTGCTGCTGCTCTTGCCGCATTGCATCGGTTACGTCAACGGCAACCTCTAAATACAGTACTTGTGGATTTAATTGACCCCTCTGAAACAATAGAAATTCCGATTGAGCAAGTGGCGGAAATTCGAGCAGGAATGGCGCTAGCGATCGCACGTTCCCAACCGGGTGATAACCTGGATCTCACCCGCAATACCCCAATTTGGACCGTAGTCGAATGGGGAAGAGTAGAGCAAACTGAACCGATTTGGTTAGTCGGTGGTGAGGGAATAGGACGACAGTTGAACGCTGGAGGGAAAGCGGCAATCTATGCTTATGCCGAGCGATTATTCCAAGACAATCTGAGGCGGCAACTGGCACCGGAGGAAAAAATTCAGGTGACAATTATCCTACCGGAGGGGCGTCAACTGGCGGAACGTACCTCGAATGCAGCCTTTGGAGTTGTCGAAGGACTCTCCCTGCTGGGGACGACTGGCATTTCCCAACCCCTAAGTGCTCCGGGACAATTGGAAGCATTCCGCGAGGAATTACAACACAAAGCCAGTCAAATCAAGAATCAGCAACAACCTGCCAATGACCGATTACCCATTACCCATTACCCAACCTTAGTATTCTGTGTGGGGGAAAATGGCTTAGATTTAGCGCAACAGTTGGGTATTAATCGAGAACAACTGATGAAAACTGCCAATTGGCTGGGGCCAATGTTGGTGGAAGCCGGGTTGCAGCAAGTCCCTGCCATTTTGTTGTTTGGCTACCACGGCAAGCTGATTAAACTGGCGGGTGGGATTTTTCACACTCACCATCACCTTGCTGATGGACGGCTAGAAATTCTCACGGCTCACTGCGCTAAGCTAGGTCTACCCCCATCAGTGTTACAGGAGGTTTTTGCTAGTACAACAGCGGAAGCGGCGCTGAAGTATCTGCGGAAATGGGATGCTAGAAGCGGCAGCCATTGGGTGGAGCAGGTTTACAGCTCAATTGCCTCTACCATTGATGCTCGCTCCCAAGACTATATCCGCAAGCACAGTGAACAAAACGTTCATGTCGGTTGTGTGCTGTTTGATCGCGATCGCCAAATTATCGCTTGTAGCGAAACAGGTACCGCGTTATTATCGCAATTATGCTAACTTTGTATGAATCTTTACAGACTTAAACGATAGAAACTCTAGGGTTTCAATTAATCTGTTTACCGCAATATACGTTCGCTGCTCATTAGAAGGCTTTGGCAGCGAATTGTTTGCACAATTACACAATTTCTATGACGGACGCAGCAGTGACACTACAGACAGGACAAGCATCTCACGACACAGAGACTTTATCAACATCGTCTCTGGCTGATCGGTTAAATCGCCAGATAATCGTCATTCTGGACTTTGGCTCTCAATACTCTGAGCTAATTGCTCGTCGCATTCGCGAAACTCAAGTTTATTCCGAAGTTCTCTCCTATCGCACCACGGCCGAACAGTTGCGACAGCTAAACCCCAAAGGAATTATCCTCTCCGGTGGCCCTAGCTCCGTCTATGATACGGGTGCGCCTCACTCAGACCCAGAGATTTGGAATTTGGGGGTTCCTGTGCTAGGCGTCTGCTATGGAATGCAGTTGATGGTACAACAACTCGGTGGTCAAGTGACGCGAGCCGAACGGGCGGAGTATGGTAAGGCATCACTGATTATTGATGATCCCACCGACTTGCTAACGAATGTGGACGATGGTTCCACCATGTGGATGAGTCACGGGGACTCCTGTGAGATGTTGCCAGAGGGATTTGAAACCCTAGCTCATACCGAGAATACTCCTTGTGCTGCGATCGCGCATCATGAAAAAAAGCTGTATGGGGTGCAGTTCCATCCAGAGGTTGTCCATTCCCTGGGGGGTATGGCTCTAATTCGTAACTTTGTCTACCATATCTGTGATTGTGAACCCACTTGGACAACGGCGGCTTTTGTCGAAGAAGCAATTCGGGAAATTCGCGGGAAGGTTGGGGATAAACGGGTGTTGCTGGCACTCTCTGGCGGGGTTGATTCATCGACCCTAGCCTTTCTACTTTATAAAGCCATTGGTGAGCAACTTACTTGTATGTTCATTGACCAAGGCTTCATGCGGAAAGGAGAGCCAGAACGATTGCTGAAACTCTTTAAGGAGCAATTCCACATTCCAGTCGAGTATGTGAATGCACGCGATCGCTTCTTGGAGCAAATCAACGGTATCACAGACCCCGAAGAAAAGCGCCGTCGCATCGGTCACGAATTCATTAACGTCTTTGAAGAAGAGTCCCGACGCCTTGGTCCCTTTGATTATCTCGCTCAGGGTACCCTTTACCCCGATGTGATTGAGTCGGCAGACACCAACGTCGATCCCAAAACCGGTGAACGAGTGGCGGTGAAAATCAAGAGCCATCACAACGTCGGAGGATTGCCGAAAGACTTGCGCTTCAAGCTGATTGAACCGTTGCGTAAACTGTTTAAAGATGAAGTCCGCAAAGTCGGTCGCTCGATCGGCTTACCCGAAGAAATTGTCAATCGGCATCCCTTCCCAGGGCCAGGGTTAGCGATTCGCATCCTAGGGGAAGTTACCAGCGAACGGCTGAATATTTTGCGTGATGCCGATCTCGTCGTTCGCCAGGAAATTAATCGCCGGGGAATCTACCACGATTTTTGGCAGGCATTTGCCGTATTATTGCCGATCCGCAGTGTGGGGGTGATGGGTGACCAGCGTACCTACGCTTATCCTATCGTCTTGCGTCTGATTAATAGTGAGGATGGGATGACCGCTGATTGGTCACGAGTGCCTTACGACTTGTTAGAAACCATTTCTAACCGGATTGTTAACGAAGTCAAAGGAGTGAATCGCGTAGTCTACGATATCACCTCCAAGCCCCCTGGCACTATCGAGTGGGAATAAAAATCTGTAGGACTGCTTTTAGATTGATCTCATTAAACCCGCTCTCACCCCTGAGTAGGGCGGGGTTTTTGAGCGGTGGTAGCAACCCACCCGAACAAAACTCATGGAACAGGCTACACGCACGTTCAGGAAAATGGTGTATTGAGACAAAAATAGCGTAAGTCCTGAACAAACTCCCCGAAAAAGTCAGAGCAAGCCATACACTCATGGCATTATACAAAATCACAGACAAGGGGAAGTAATCATGAATATAGACGAACTCCTAAGACAATATGCCGCCGCAGAACGAAATTTTGCCAATGTCGAGTTAACGGCGGTGGATTTGCGAGAAGCCAACTTAGTGGGTGCCAATCTCAGTGGTGCAAATTTGAGTCAGACGGATTTGCGAGAAGCAAGGCTAGGGCAAGTCAACCTGACTCACGCTAATCTTAGTGGTGCTAATCTGAGTGAAACCATTCTCTGGGGTACAGACTTCAGTGACGCCAACTTACGCCAAGTGGAGTTGCGAGAGGCAGATTTGAGTGGCGCGAAGTTAATCCAAGCTGATTTAGAAGCAACCACCTTGACGAAGGCATGTCTGCGGGGAGCCAATTTGAGTCGTGCTAATCTTTCCCAGGCCATACTATTTGAAGCCGATTTACGTCCTAGCTCAGATCAACAGACTGATTTGGGATATGCGAATTTGAGCGGGGCAAATTTGAGTTATGCCAACCTGAGTGGAGCGTTATTGCACGGAGCAAAACTAGATGGTGCTAAACTTTGCAGAGCCAATTTAGGCGTTCGCAGCTCCGATCAATCCTACCAGACTAACCTGAGTGAGGCTAGTTTAGAGGGAGCCGATTTGAGCTTTGCCGATTTGAGTGGGGTCAATTTGTTTAAAGCCAATCTGCGGAACGCTGACCTCACCCAAACTAACCTCAAGAATGCCAACCTGCAAGGGGCTATTATGCCCGATGGCAGTATTCACGATTAGGCGAAGAAGTCTACACCGTTCAGAAAATGTCTTTTAATCGGCTTCGGGGGTCAATATGGACACA of the Allocoleopsis franciscana PCC 7113 genome contains:
- a CDS encoding MFS transporter; protein product: MVRNTADCTLKEISPLSAIDISDNRALSEVLLPTPPLAIPKKSVRTTLRASTLDGVFATFFGSVTTGVLLTNFLLELGATSVEIGLLSSIPMFVNLLQPLGAYLGDRTTSRHWYSLFIFGSSRLLWVILLVLMAGVNDSPSEHHQLLIWTLGVVFVTHVLGSLGSASWFSWMAALVPRQLRGRYFGVRNSAANLMNLICVPLMGWGVSSWKGGAIQGYGIVLSLGIVAGLLSLVFQWFMRDVNPQAPIPESSCVSRGDSNELATRWFKDTNFLIFLLYFGTWTFAVNLSTPFYSLYMLDNLHLDVSLVTLYSSLTAGANLLMLMVWGKLADRIGNRPILLSVGILVAVTPIFWLATGANPASVWIGLPLIHVLRGSTWAAIDLSMHNMQMSVAPLRNQAGYFAIAAAITGVSGALGTTAGGFLAQIPSLGGLAGLFALSAVLRLLALLPLVFVREHRSQPLIHAWREVKLAFGLSFNRVRKNDLLLGFRPQTVLIQAVGLANRLK
- the cbiD gene encoding cobalt-precorrin-5B (C(1))-methyltransferase CbiD; translated protein: MTTSPPRAGYTLPVFACAAALAALHRLRQRQPLNTVLVDLIDPSETIEIPIEQVAEIRAGMALAIARSQPGDNLDLTRNTPIWTVVEWGRVEQTEPIWLVGGEGIGRQLNAGGKAAIYAYAERLFQDNLRRQLAPEEKIQVTIILPEGRQLAERTSNAAFGVVEGLSLLGTTGISQPLSAPGQLEAFREELQHKASQIKNQQQPANDRLPITHYPTLVFCVGENGLDLAQQLGINREQLMKTANWLGPMLVEAGLQQVPAILLFGYHGKLIKLAGGIFHTHHHLADGRLEILTAHCAKLGLPPSVLQEVFASTTAEAALKYLRKWDARSGSHWVEQVYSSIASTIDARSQDYIRKHSEQNVHVGCVLFDRDRQIIACSETGTALLSQLC
- the guaA gene encoding glutamine-hydrolyzing GMP synthase — translated: MTDAAVTLQTGQASHDTETLSTSSLADRLNRQIIVILDFGSQYSELIARRIRETQVYSEVLSYRTTAEQLRQLNPKGIILSGGPSSVYDTGAPHSDPEIWNLGVPVLGVCYGMQLMVQQLGGQVTRAERAEYGKASLIIDDPTDLLTNVDDGSTMWMSHGDSCEMLPEGFETLAHTENTPCAAIAHHEKKLYGVQFHPEVVHSLGGMALIRNFVYHICDCEPTWTTAAFVEEAIREIRGKVGDKRVLLALSGGVDSSTLAFLLYKAIGEQLTCMFIDQGFMRKGEPERLLKLFKEQFHIPVEYVNARDRFLEQINGITDPEEKRRRIGHEFINVFEEESRRLGPFDYLAQGTLYPDVIESADTNVDPKTGERVAVKIKSHHNVGGLPKDLRFKLIEPLRKLFKDEVRKVGRSIGLPEEIVNRHPFPGPGLAIRILGEVTSERLNILRDADLVVRQEINRRGIYHDFWQAFAVLLPIRSVGVMGDQRTYAYPIVLRLINSEDGMTADWSRVPYDLLETISNRIVNEVKGVNRVVYDITSKPPGTIEWE
- the hetL gene encoding heterocyst differentiation pentapeptide repeat protein HetL is translated as MNIDELLRQYAAAERNFANVELTAVDLREANLVGANLSGANLSQTDLREARLGQVNLTHANLSGANLSETILWGTDFSDANLRQVELREADLSGAKLIQADLEATTLTKACLRGANLSRANLSQAILFEADLRPSSDQQTDLGYANLSGANLSYANLSGALLHGAKLDGAKLCRANLGVRSSDQSYQTNLSEASLEGADLSFADLSGVNLFKANLRNADLTQTNLKNANLQGAIMPDGSIHD